Proteins from one Nicotiana tabacum cultivar K326 chromosome 23, ASM71507v2, whole genome shotgun sequence genomic window:
- the LOC107798053 gene encoding jasmonoyl--L-amino acid synthetase JAR6-like, producing MATFAHSIVHTFRTFEQVWEALVVDIREGVLSSRVTVPSIRLTVSKLLKPDPELADTIYNKCSRLSNWYDLIPELFPNTRCIYGIMTGSRQPYLKKLRHYSGELPLLSADYGSSEGWVGVNVNLKLPPELVTYAVLPNIGYFEFIPLGGNLNGVEQAYSPVGLTEVKLGEEYETVFTNFAGLYHYRLGDVVKIKGFHNVTPELQFVCRRNLLLRINIDKNTEKDLQLTVEAVAKRLVDGKLEVVDFTSHVNVSADPGHYVIFWELSGEATGEMLQDYCNCLDKAFIDAGYVSSRKVNAIGALELRIVKRGTFHKILDHFVGLGGAVSQFKTPRCVGPKNSSLLQILSSNVVETYVSSAFC from the exons ATGGCTACCTTTGCCCATAGCATTGTCCATACTTTTCGAACATTTGAACAAGTATGGGAAGCACTTGTTGTTGACATAAGAGAAGGAGTCTTGTCGAGTAGAGTCACTGTCCCGTCGATAAGATTAACCGTGTCAAAGTTGCTGAAGCCTGATCCTGAACTGGCTGATACAATTTATAATAAGTGCTCAAGATTGAGCAATTGGTACGACTTGATTCCTGAACTCTTCCCAAATACAAGGTGCATATATGGTATAATGACAGGATC TAGACAACCTTACTTGAAGAAACTGAGGCATTATTCTGGGGAATTACCTTTATTGAGTGCAGATTATGGTTCTTCTGAAGGATGGGTTGGAGTAAACGTTAACCTGAAATTGCCCCCTGAGCTAGTCACTTATGCAGTATTACCAAATATTGGTTATTTTGAATTCATTCCTCTTGGGGGAAATCTCAATGGCGTGGAGCAAGCGTATTCTCCAGTGGGTCTGACTGAAGTTAAACTTGGTGAAGAGTATGAAACTGTCTTCACAAATTTTGCAG GTTTATATCATTATAGACTAGGTGATGTGGTAAAGATAAAAGGCTTCCACAATGTGACTCCAGAACTCCAGTTTGTATGCAGAAGGAACCTTTTGCTGCGCATTAACATTGACAAGAACACAGAGAAAGATTTACAACTAACCGTAGAAGCTGTAGCAAAGCGCTTAGTAGACGGAAAACTAGAAGTGGTGGACTTCACGAGCCATGTCAATGTCTCAGCTGATCCGGGACACTATGTGATCTTCTGGGAACTGAGTGGTGAAGCAACTGGTGAAATGTTGCAAGATTACTGCAACTGTTTGGATAAGGCGTTTATCGATGCAGGCTATGTGAGCTCCCGGAAAGTGAATGCAATTGGAGCACTTGAGCTGAGGATTGTGAAGAGAGGAACATTTCATAAGATATTAGATCATTTTGTAGGATTAGGAGGTGCAGTTAGCCAGTTCAAAACTCCTAGATGTGTTGGTCCAAAGAATAGCTCATTGCTCCAAATACTCTCTAGTAATGTTGTTGAGACCTATGTTAGTAGTGCCTTCTGTTGA